In Phocoena phocoena chromosome 8, mPhoPho1.1, whole genome shotgun sequence, the following are encoded in one genomic region:
- the LTO1 gene encoding protein LTO1 homolog encodes MAGSQDMFDAIVMADDRFHGEGYQEGYEEGSSLGMIEGRRYGTLHGAKIGSEIGCYQGFAFAWRCLLHGCTTEKDSKKMKVLESLLGMIQKFPYDDPTYDKLHEDLDRIRGKFKQLCSVLNVQPDFKISAEGSGLSF; translated from the exons ATGGCCGGGAGTCAGGACATGTTCGACGCCATCGTGATGGCGGATGATAG GTTTCACGGGGAAGGTTATCAGGAAGGCTACGAAGAAGGAAGTAGTTTGGGTATGATTGAAGGAAGACGGTATGGCACGTTACATGGAGCTAAAATCGGATCTGAG ATCGGGTGCTACCAGGGTTTTGCTTTTGCCTGGAGATGTCTCCTGCACGGCTGCACCACTGAGAAAGACAG CAAAAAGATGAAGGTCTTAGAATCGTTGCTTGGAATGATTCAGAAATTCCCTTATGATGACCCTACTTATGATAAACTTCATGAAGACTTAGACAGAATTAGAGGGAAATTTAAGCAG CTTTGTTCAGTACTAAATGTCCAGCCCGACTTTAAAATCAGTGCAGAAGGTTCCGGACTTTCATTTTGA